Proteins from one Choloepus didactylus isolate mChoDid1 chromosome 4, mChoDid1.pri, whole genome shotgun sequence genomic window:
- the WDR93 gene encoding WD repeat-containing protein 93 isoform X1, with the protein MSSPKGSQIQKMRLPVYTRKGPLEVPSPSEKDWSKDDEEDYVLKDPDQELDSLPQPYRMINKLVNLLFNRSWEVIEEKEAAREAERSRIQPIVYPPLVESKLNSMPKCMAISQDYVFIGEANGFSIYNLYNAKRIGAWEKLKVDVASIWATDLGSEVLIAPVDEMGVIRLFYYYKESLFLIKAINEVDDASKQTTCVKMEVSLGGDFAAFLLQGSRDVWLDVYKLPKESWLKEVEYPQLTANAKKKVRQLQLNTIDSVTPDNLAMDAYTCFKGDIKLSLPVYIMKIKPPKPVSGTTFKSPLEVFAKIEDSYGLGSGQNHFIKESQWEHQEAIFNASYKKYLDGEWEEEPLSTATFHFLLPSCIISMPTEAKGPSGVACVLGIHWTGSHNFFLYSLHRTLKDKGDPEGVWPCAAPIAVSNRSSCGSYLVLACEDGVLTLWDLSKGFPLGVIALPEGCFCQSIHFLKYFLVHKGQNVYPELPLKSKMKCLVLCTDTSLHLVEAEGTRGPTIRVLAERPVKYLNEIIRAVAPVPALPGMVLLFSQDGSVRLMDVAKPQIVCAFAPPRSYHLVVPWNPVFVVSSHRPCFLLQGDHPDEIEPTHDSRNIQNSIFYFSFEAYPLLKNVLGNVMISQSDFTDHTAFPQTLPLEERCERFLQERVQNLGKNAMKEQEHWNRLRRYSLFLQKREPQ; encoded by the exons ATGTCATCCCCCAAAGGAAGTCAGATCCAGAAGATGAGGCTGCCTGTTTATACACGGAAAGGACCCCTGGAGGTGCCGTCCCCATCAGAGAAGGACTGGTCTAAGGACGACGAAGAGGATTACGTCCTCAAGGATCCAGATCAGGAGCTGGATTCCTTGCCTCAGCCTTACCGAATGATCAACAAGCTGGTGAACCTCCTGTTTAACCGGTCATGGGAAGTTATTGAGGAGAAGGAAGCGGCAAGGGAAGCCGAGCGCAGCCGGATCCAACCCATCGTGTACCCTCCTCTTGTAGAGAGCAAG CTCAACAGCATGCCAAAGTGTATGGCAATTTCTCAAGACTATGTGTTTATCGGAGAAGCCAACGGATTCTCAATCTATAATCTGTACAATGCTAAACGAATAGGTGCTTGGGAGAAACTTAAAGTTGATGTTGCTTCCATCTGGGCCACAGATTTGGGAAGTGAAGTACTCATTGCTCCTGTGGATgaaatgg gtgtCATtagattgttttattattataagGAAAGTCTTTTCCTAATCAAAGCCATCAATGAAGTG GATGATGCCAGCAAACAAACCACCTGTGTGAAGATGGAGGTCTCTCTAGGAGGGGACTTTGCAGCCTTCCTCCTACAAG GATCCAGAGATGTTTGGCTGGATGTGTATAAATTGCCCAAGGAGTCTTGGCTCAAGGAAGTGGAGTACCCCCAACTCACtgcaaatgcaaagaaaaaagtcAGGCAACTGCAACTG AACACTATTGATTCCGTAACTCCAGATAATTTAGCAATG gaTGCATACACTTGTTTTAAAGGAGATATTAAGTTGAGTCTTCCAGTTTACATAATGAAGATCAAACCACCTAAACCAGTTTCGG GCACCACGTTTAAAAGCCCCCTGGAAGTCTTTGCAAAGATCGAGGACAGCTATGGGCTGGGCTCTGGGCAGAATCACTTCATCAAGGAGAGTCAGTGGGAGCACCAAGAGGCCATCTTCAATGCTTCCTACAAGAAGTACCTGgatggggagtgggaggaggagCCACTCAG taCAGCCACATTCCATTTCCTCCTTCCAAGCTGCATCATTTCAATGCCAACAGAAGCCAAGGGCCCCTCAG GAGTAGCCTGTGTCCTTGGCATACACTGGACCGGAAGTCATAATTTCTTCCTCTATTCTCTTCACCGAACTCTGAAGGATAAAGGCG ACCCCGAGGGTGTGTGGCCCTGTGCTGCACCCATTGCGGTGTCTAATCGGAGCAGCTGTGGCTCCTACCTGGTGCTGGCCTGTGAGGATGGTGTGCTCACACTGTGGGACCTGAGCAAAG GATTCCCTCTTGGGGTCATTGCTCTTCCTGAGGGATGTTTCTGCCAAAGCATTCATTTCTTAAAATACTTCCTGGTCCACAAAGGACAGAATGTGTATCCTGAACTTCCGTTGAAGTCCAAAATGAAATGTTTAGTGCTGTGCACAGATACTTCTCTCCATCTGGTGGAAGCCGAGGGGACCCGAGGACCCACCATCCGCGTGCTGGCTGAGAG GCCGGTAAAGTACCTGAATGAAATCATCCGTGCAGTGGCCCCGGTCCCAGCCTTACCTGGCATG GTGCTGCTCTTTTCCCAGGATGGCTCTGTGCGCCTCATGGACGTGGCCAAGCCTCAGATCGTCTGTGCCTTTGCTCCCCCCAGATCCTACCATCTGGTGGTCCCCTGGAACCCAGTGTTTGTCGTGTCTTCACACCGTCCATGTTTCCTGCTCCAAG GAGACCATCCAGATGAAATTGAACCTACCCACGATTCCAGGAACATCCaaaattctattttctattttagttttGAGGCCTACCCACTCCTGAAAAATGTCTTAGGAAATGTCATGATTTCTCAAAGTGACTTCACAGACCACACAGCCTTCCCCCAGACCTTACCATTAGAGGAGAGATGTGAGCGTTTCCTCCAGGAGAG
- the WDR93 gene encoding WD repeat-containing protein 93 isoform X3 → MSSPKGSQIQKMRLPVYTRKGPLEVPSPSEKDWSKDDEEDYVLKDPDQELDSLPQPYRMINKLVNLLFNRSWEVIEEKEAAREAERSRIQPIVYPPLVESKLNSMPKCMAISQDYVFIGEANGFSIYNLYNAKRIGAWEKLKVDVASIWATDLGSEVLIAPVDEMGVIRLFYYYKESLFLIKAINEVDDASKQTTCVKMEVSLGGDFAAFLLQGSRDVWLDVYKLPKESWLKEVEYPQLTANAKKKVRQLQLNTIDSVTPDNLAMDAYTCFKGDIKLSLPVYIMKIKPPKPVSGTTFKSPLEVFAKIEDSYGLGSGQNHFIKESQWEHQEAIFNASYKKYLDGEWEEEPLSTATFHFLLPSCIISMPTEAKGPSGVACVLGIHWTGSHNFFLYSLHRTLKDKGDPEGVWPCAAPIAVSNRSSCGSYLVLACEDGVLTLWDLSKGQNVYPELPLKSKMKCLVLCTDTSLHLVEAEGTRGPTIRVLAERPVKYLNEIIRAVAPVPALPGMVLLFSQDGSVRLMDVAKPQIVCAFAPPRSYHLVVPWNPVFVVSSHRPCFLLQGDHPDEIEPTHDSRNIQNSIFYFSFEAYPLLKNVLGNVMISQSDFTDHTAFPQTLPLEERCERFLQERVQNLGKNAMKEQEHWNRLRRYSLFLQKREPQ, encoded by the exons ATGTCATCCCCCAAAGGAAGTCAGATCCAGAAGATGAGGCTGCCTGTTTATACACGGAAAGGACCCCTGGAGGTGCCGTCCCCATCAGAGAAGGACTGGTCTAAGGACGACGAAGAGGATTACGTCCTCAAGGATCCAGATCAGGAGCTGGATTCCTTGCCTCAGCCTTACCGAATGATCAACAAGCTGGTGAACCTCCTGTTTAACCGGTCATGGGAAGTTATTGAGGAGAAGGAAGCGGCAAGGGAAGCCGAGCGCAGCCGGATCCAACCCATCGTGTACCCTCCTCTTGTAGAGAGCAAG CTCAACAGCATGCCAAAGTGTATGGCAATTTCTCAAGACTATGTGTTTATCGGAGAAGCCAACGGATTCTCAATCTATAATCTGTACAATGCTAAACGAATAGGTGCTTGGGAGAAACTTAAAGTTGATGTTGCTTCCATCTGGGCCACAGATTTGGGAAGTGAAGTACTCATTGCTCCTGTGGATgaaatgg gtgtCATtagattgttttattattataagGAAAGTCTTTTCCTAATCAAAGCCATCAATGAAGTG GATGATGCCAGCAAACAAACCACCTGTGTGAAGATGGAGGTCTCTCTAGGAGGGGACTTTGCAGCCTTCCTCCTACAAG GATCCAGAGATGTTTGGCTGGATGTGTATAAATTGCCCAAGGAGTCTTGGCTCAAGGAAGTGGAGTACCCCCAACTCACtgcaaatgcaaagaaaaaagtcAGGCAACTGCAACTG AACACTATTGATTCCGTAACTCCAGATAATTTAGCAATG gaTGCATACACTTGTTTTAAAGGAGATATTAAGTTGAGTCTTCCAGTTTACATAATGAAGATCAAACCACCTAAACCAGTTTCGG GCACCACGTTTAAAAGCCCCCTGGAAGTCTTTGCAAAGATCGAGGACAGCTATGGGCTGGGCTCTGGGCAGAATCACTTCATCAAGGAGAGTCAGTGGGAGCACCAAGAGGCCATCTTCAATGCTTCCTACAAGAAGTACCTGgatggggagtgggaggaggagCCACTCAG taCAGCCACATTCCATTTCCTCCTTCCAAGCTGCATCATTTCAATGCCAACAGAAGCCAAGGGCCCCTCAG GAGTAGCCTGTGTCCTTGGCATACACTGGACCGGAAGTCATAATTTCTTCCTCTATTCTCTTCACCGAACTCTGAAGGATAAAGGCG ACCCCGAGGGTGTGTGGCCCTGTGCTGCACCCATTGCGGTGTCTAATCGGAGCAGCTGTGGCTCCTACCTGGTGCTGGCCTGTGAGGATGGTGTGCTCACACTGTGGGACCTGAGCAAAG GACAGAATGTGTATCCTGAACTTCCGTTGAAGTCCAAAATGAAATGTTTAGTGCTGTGCACAGATACTTCTCTCCATCTGGTGGAAGCCGAGGGGACCCGAGGACCCACCATCCGCGTGCTGGCTGAGAG GCCGGTAAAGTACCTGAATGAAATCATCCGTGCAGTGGCCCCGGTCCCAGCCTTACCTGGCATG GTGCTGCTCTTTTCCCAGGATGGCTCTGTGCGCCTCATGGACGTGGCCAAGCCTCAGATCGTCTGTGCCTTTGCTCCCCCCAGATCCTACCATCTGGTGGTCCCCTGGAACCCAGTGTTTGTCGTGTCTTCACACCGTCCATGTTTCCTGCTCCAAG GAGACCATCCAGATGAAATTGAACCTACCCACGATTCCAGGAACATCCaaaattctattttctattttagttttGAGGCCTACCCACTCCTGAAAAATGTCTTAGGAAATGTCATGATTTCTCAAAGTGACTTCACAGACCACACAGCCTTCCCCCAGACCTTACCATTAGAGGAGAGATGTGAGCGTTTCCTCCAGGAGAG
- the WDR93 gene encoding WD repeat-containing protein 93 isoform X4 translates to MSSPKGSQIQKMRLPVYTRKGPLEVPSPSEKDWSKDDEEDYVLKDPDQELDSLPQPYRMINKLVNLLFNRSWEVIEEKEAAREAERSRIQPIVYPPLVESKLNSMPKCMAISQDYVFIGEANGFSIYNLYNAKRIGAWEKLKVDVASIWATDLGSEVLIAPVDEMGVIRLFYYYKESLFLIKAINEVDDASKQTTCVKMEVSLGGDFAAFLLQGSRDVWLDVYKLPKESWLKEVEYPQLTANAKKKVRQLQLNTIDSVTPDNLAMDAYTCFKGDIKLSLPVYIMKIKPPKPVSGTTFKSPLEVFAKIEDSYGLGSGQNHFIKESQWEHQEAIFNASYKKYLDGEWEEEPLSTATFHFLLPSCIISMPTEAKGPSGVACVLGIHWTGSHNFFLYSLHRTLKDKGGFPLGVIALPEGCFCQSIHFLKYFLVHKGQNVYPELPLKSKMKCLVLCTDTSLHLVEAEGTRGPTIRVLAERPVKYLNEIIRAVAPVPALPGMVLLFSQDGSVRLMDVAKPQIVCAFAPPRSYHLVVPWNPVFVVSSHRPCFLLQGDHPDEIEPTHDSRNIQNSIFYFSFEAYPLLKNVLGNVMISQSDFTDHTAFPQTLPLEERCERFLQERVQNLGKNAMKEQEHWNRLRRYSLFLQKREPQ, encoded by the exons ATGTCATCCCCCAAAGGAAGTCAGATCCAGAAGATGAGGCTGCCTGTTTATACACGGAAAGGACCCCTGGAGGTGCCGTCCCCATCAGAGAAGGACTGGTCTAAGGACGACGAAGAGGATTACGTCCTCAAGGATCCAGATCAGGAGCTGGATTCCTTGCCTCAGCCTTACCGAATGATCAACAAGCTGGTGAACCTCCTGTTTAACCGGTCATGGGAAGTTATTGAGGAGAAGGAAGCGGCAAGGGAAGCCGAGCGCAGCCGGATCCAACCCATCGTGTACCCTCCTCTTGTAGAGAGCAAG CTCAACAGCATGCCAAAGTGTATGGCAATTTCTCAAGACTATGTGTTTATCGGAGAAGCCAACGGATTCTCAATCTATAATCTGTACAATGCTAAACGAATAGGTGCTTGGGAGAAACTTAAAGTTGATGTTGCTTCCATCTGGGCCACAGATTTGGGAAGTGAAGTACTCATTGCTCCTGTGGATgaaatgg gtgtCATtagattgttttattattataagGAAAGTCTTTTCCTAATCAAAGCCATCAATGAAGTG GATGATGCCAGCAAACAAACCACCTGTGTGAAGATGGAGGTCTCTCTAGGAGGGGACTTTGCAGCCTTCCTCCTACAAG GATCCAGAGATGTTTGGCTGGATGTGTATAAATTGCCCAAGGAGTCTTGGCTCAAGGAAGTGGAGTACCCCCAACTCACtgcaaatgcaaagaaaaaagtcAGGCAACTGCAACTG AACACTATTGATTCCGTAACTCCAGATAATTTAGCAATG gaTGCATACACTTGTTTTAAAGGAGATATTAAGTTGAGTCTTCCAGTTTACATAATGAAGATCAAACCACCTAAACCAGTTTCGG GCACCACGTTTAAAAGCCCCCTGGAAGTCTTTGCAAAGATCGAGGACAGCTATGGGCTGGGCTCTGGGCAGAATCACTTCATCAAGGAGAGTCAGTGGGAGCACCAAGAGGCCATCTTCAATGCTTCCTACAAGAAGTACCTGgatggggagtgggaggaggagCCACTCAG taCAGCCACATTCCATTTCCTCCTTCCAAGCTGCATCATTTCAATGCCAACAGAAGCCAAGGGCCCCTCAG GAGTAGCCTGTGTCCTTGGCATACACTGGACCGGAAGTCATAATTTCTTCCTCTATTCTCTTCACCGAACTCTGAAGGATAAAGGCG GATTCCCTCTTGGGGTCATTGCTCTTCCTGAGGGATGTTTCTGCCAAAGCATTCATTTCTTAAAATACTTCCTGGTCCACAAAGGACAGAATGTGTATCCTGAACTTCCGTTGAAGTCCAAAATGAAATGTTTAGTGCTGTGCACAGATACTTCTCTCCATCTGGTGGAAGCCGAGGGGACCCGAGGACCCACCATCCGCGTGCTGGCTGAGAG GCCGGTAAAGTACCTGAATGAAATCATCCGTGCAGTGGCCCCGGTCCCAGCCTTACCTGGCATG GTGCTGCTCTTTTCCCAGGATGGCTCTGTGCGCCTCATGGACGTGGCCAAGCCTCAGATCGTCTGTGCCTTTGCTCCCCCCAGATCCTACCATCTGGTGGTCCCCTGGAACCCAGTGTTTGTCGTGTCTTCACACCGTCCATGTTTCCTGCTCCAAG GAGACCATCCAGATGAAATTGAACCTACCCACGATTCCAGGAACATCCaaaattctattttctattttagttttGAGGCCTACCCACTCCTGAAAAATGTCTTAGGAAATGTCATGATTTCTCAAAGTGACTTCACAGACCACACAGCCTTCCCCCAGACCTTACCATTAGAGGAGAGATGTGAGCGTTTCCTCCAGGAGAG
- the WDR93 gene encoding WD repeat-containing protein 93 isoform X7 translates to MSSPKGSQIQKMRLPVYTRKGPLEVPSPSEKDWSKDDEEDYVLKDPDQELDSLPQPYRMINKLVNLLFNRSWEVIEEKEAAREAERSRIQPIVYPPLVESKLNSMPKCMAISQDYVFIGEANGFSIYNLYNAKRIGAWEKLKVDVASIWATDLGSEVLIAPVDEMGVIRLFYYYKESLFLIKAINEVDDASKQTTCVKMEVSLGGDFAAFLLQGSRDVWLDVYKLPKESWLKEVEYPQLTANAKKKVRQLQLNTIDSVTPDNLAMDAYTCFKGDIKLSLPVYIMKIKPPKPVSGTTFKSPLEVFAKIEDSYGLGSGQNHFIKESQWEHQEAIFNASYKKYLDGEWEEEPLSTATFHFLLPSCIISMPTEAKGPSGVACVLGIHWTGSHNFFLYSLHRTLKDKGDPEGVWPCAAPIAVSNRSSCGSYLVLACEDGVLTLWDLSKGFPLGVIALPEGCFCQSIHFLKYFLVHKGQNVYPELPLKSKMKCLVLCTDTSLHLVEAEGTRGPTIRVLAERPVKYLNEIIRAVAPVPALPGMVLLFSQDGSVRLMDVAKPQIVCAFAPPRSYHLVVPWNPVFVVSSHRPCFLLQGFRTWGRTR, encoded by the exons ATGTCATCCCCCAAAGGAAGTCAGATCCAGAAGATGAGGCTGCCTGTTTATACACGGAAAGGACCCCTGGAGGTGCCGTCCCCATCAGAGAAGGACTGGTCTAAGGACGACGAAGAGGATTACGTCCTCAAGGATCCAGATCAGGAGCTGGATTCCTTGCCTCAGCCTTACCGAATGATCAACAAGCTGGTGAACCTCCTGTTTAACCGGTCATGGGAAGTTATTGAGGAGAAGGAAGCGGCAAGGGAAGCCGAGCGCAGCCGGATCCAACCCATCGTGTACCCTCCTCTTGTAGAGAGCAAG CTCAACAGCATGCCAAAGTGTATGGCAATTTCTCAAGACTATGTGTTTATCGGAGAAGCCAACGGATTCTCAATCTATAATCTGTACAATGCTAAACGAATAGGTGCTTGGGAGAAACTTAAAGTTGATGTTGCTTCCATCTGGGCCACAGATTTGGGAAGTGAAGTACTCATTGCTCCTGTGGATgaaatgg gtgtCATtagattgttttattattataagGAAAGTCTTTTCCTAATCAAAGCCATCAATGAAGTG GATGATGCCAGCAAACAAACCACCTGTGTGAAGATGGAGGTCTCTCTAGGAGGGGACTTTGCAGCCTTCCTCCTACAAG GATCCAGAGATGTTTGGCTGGATGTGTATAAATTGCCCAAGGAGTCTTGGCTCAAGGAAGTGGAGTACCCCCAACTCACtgcaaatgcaaagaaaaaagtcAGGCAACTGCAACTG AACACTATTGATTCCGTAACTCCAGATAATTTAGCAATG gaTGCATACACTTGTTTTAAAGGAGATATTAAGTTGAGTCTTCCAGTTTACATAATGAAGATCAAACCACCTAAACCAGTTTCGG GCACCACGTTTAAAAGCCCCCTGGAAGTCTTTGCAAAGATCGAGGACAGCTATGGGCTGGGCTCTGGGCAGAATCACTTCATCAAGGAGAGTCAGTGGGAGCACCAAGAGGCCATCTTCAATGCTTCCTACAAGAAGTACCTGgatggggagtgggaggaggagCCACTCAG taCAGCCACATTCCATTTCCTCCTTCCAAGCTGCATCATTTCAATGCCAACAGAAGCCAAGGGCCCCTCAG GAGTAGCCTGTGTCCTTGGCATACACTGGACCGGAAGTCATAATTTCTTCCTCTATTCTCTTCACCGAACTCTGAAGGATAAAGGCG ACCCCGAGGGTGTGTGGCCCTGTGCTGCACCCATTGCGGTGTCTAATCGGAGCAGCTGTGGCTCCTACCTGGTGCTGGCCTGTGAGGATGGTGTGCTCACACTGTGGGACCTGAGCAAAG GATTCCCTCTTGGGGTCATTGCTCTTCCTGAGGGATGTTTCTGCCAAAGCATTCATTTCTTAAAATACTTCCTGGTCCACAAAGGACAGAATGTGTATCCTGAACTTCCGTTGAAGTCCAAAATGAAATGTTTAGTGCTGTGCACAGATACTTCTCTCCATCTGGTGGAAGCCGAGGGGACCCGAGGACCCACCATCCGCGTGCTGGCTGAGAG GCCGGTAAAGTACCTGAATGAAATCATCCGTGCAGTGGCCCCGGTCCCAGCCTTACCTGGCATG GTGCTGCTCTTTTCCCAGGATGGCTCTGTGCGCCTCATGGACGTGGCCAAGCCTCAGATCGTCTGTGCCTTTGCTCCCCCCAGATCCTACCATCTGGTGGTCCCCTGGAACCCAGTGTTTGTCGTGTCTTCACACCGTCCATGTTTCCTGCTCCAAG
- the WDR93 gene encoding WD repeat-containing protein 93 isoform X2 → MSSPKGSQIQKMRLPVYTRKGPLEVPSPSEKDWSKDDEEDYVLKDPDQELDSLPQPYRMINKLVNLLFNRSWEVIEEKEAAREAERSRIQPIVYPPLVESKLNSMPKCMAISQDYVFIGEANGFSIYNLYNAKRIGAWEKLKVDVASIWATDLGSEVLIAPVDEMGVIRLFYYYKESLFLIKAINEVDDASKQTTCVKMEVSLGGDFAAFLLQGSRDVWLDVYKLPKESWLKEVEYPQLTANAKKKVRQLQLDAYTCFKGDIKLSLPVYIMKIKPPKPVSGTTFKSPLEVFAKIEDSYGLGSGQNHFIKESQWEHQEAIFNASYKKYLDGEWEEEPLSTATFHFLLPSCIISMPTEAKGPSGVACVLGIHWTGSHNFFLYSLHRTLKDKGDPEGVWPCAAPIAVSNRSSCGSYLVLACEDGVLTLWDLSKGFPLGVIALPEGCFCQSIHFLKYFLVHKGQNVYPELPLKSKMKCLVLCTDTSLHLVEAEGTRGPTIRVLAERPVKYLNEIIRAVAPVPALPGMVLLFSQDGSVRLMDVAKPQIVCAFAPPRSYHLVVPWNPVFVVSSHRPCFLLQGDHPDEIEPTHDSRNIQNSIFYFSFEAYPLLKNVLGNVMISQSDFTDHTAFPQTLPLEERCERFLQERVQNLGKNAMKEQEHWNRLRRYSLFLQKREPQ, encoded by the exons ATGTCATCCCCCAAAGGAAGTCAGATCCAGAAGATGAGGCTGCCTGTTTATACACGGAAAGGACCCCTGGAGGTGCCGTCCCCATCAGAGAAGGACTGGTCTAAGGACGACGAAGAGGATTACGTCCTCAAGGATCCAGATCAGGAGCTGGATTCCTTGCCTCAGCCTTACCGAATGATCAACAAGCTGGTGAACCTCCTGTTTAACCGGTCATGGGAAGTTATTGAGGAGAAGGAAGCGGCAAGGGAAGCCGAGCGCAGCCGGATCCAACCCATCGTGTACCCTCCTCTTGTAGAGAGCAAG CTCAACAGCATGCCAAAGTGTATGGCAATTTCTCAAGACTATGTGTTTATCGGAGAAGCCAACGGATTCTCAATCTATAATCTGTACAATGCTAAACGAATAGGTGCTTGGGAGAAACTTAAAGTTGATGTTGCTTCCATCTGGGCCACAGATTTGGGAAGTGAAGTACTCATTGCTCCTGTGGATgaaatgg gtgtCATtagattgttttattattataagGAAAGTCTTTTCCTAATCAAAGCCATCAATGAAGTG GATGATGCCAGCAAACAAACCACCTGTGTGAAGATGGAGGTCTCTCTAGGAGGGGACTTTGCAGCCTTCCTCCTACAAG GATCCAGAGATGTTTGGCTGGATGTGTATAAATTGCCCAAGGAGTCTTGGCTCAAGGAAGTGGAGTACCCCCAACTCACtgcaaatgcaaagaaaaaagtcAGGCAACTGCAACTG gaTGCATACACTTGTTTTAAAGGAGATATTAAGTTGAGTCTTCCAGTTTACATAATGAAGATCAAACCACCTAAACCAGTTTCGG GCACCACGTTTAAAAGCCCCCTGGAAGTCTTTGCAAAGATCGAGGACAGCTATGGGCTGGGCTCTGGGCAGAATCACTTCATCAAGGAGAGTCAGTGGGAGCACCAAGAGGCCATCTTCAATGCTTCCTACAAGAAGTACCTGgatggggagtgggaggaggagCCACTCAG taCAGCCACATTCCATTTCCTCCTTCCAAGCTGCATCATTTCAATGCCAACAGAAGCCAAGGGCCCCTCAG GAGTAGCCTGTGTCCTTGGCATACACTGGACCGGAAGTCATAATTTCTTCCTCTATTCTCTTCACCGAACTCTGAAGGATAAAGGCG ACCCCGAGGGTGTGTGGCCCTGTGCTGCACCCATTGCGGTGTCTAATCGGAGCAGCTGTGGCTCCTACCTGGTGCTGGCCTGTGAGGATGGTGTGCTCACACTGTGGGACCTGAGCAAAG GATTCCCTCTTGGGGTCATTGCTCTTCCTGAGGGATGTTTCTGCCAAAGCATTCATTTCTTAAAATACTTCCTGGTCCACAAAGGACAGAATGTGTATCCTGAACTTCCGTTGAAGTCCAAAATGAAATGTTTAGTGCTGTGCACAGATACTTCTCTCCATCTGGTGGAAGCCGAGGGGACCCGAGGACCCACCATCCGCGTGCTGGCTGAGAG GCCGGTAAAGTACCTGAATGAAATCATCCGTGCAGTGGCCCCGGTCCCAGCCTTACCTGGCATG GTGCTGCTCTTTTCCCAGGATGGCTCTGTGCGCCTCATGGACGTGGCCAAGCCTCAGATCGTCTGTGCCTTTGCTCCCCCCAGATCCTACCATCTGGTGGTCCCCTGGAACCCAGTGTTTGTCGTGTCTTCACACCGTCCATGTTTCCTGCTCCAAG GAGACCATCCAGATGAAATTGAACCTACCCACGATTCCAGGAACATCCaaaattctattttctattttagttttGAGGCCTACCCACTCCTGAAAAATGTCTTAGGAAATGTCATGATTTCTCAAAGTGACTTCACAGACCACACAGCCTTCCCCCAGACCTTACCATTAGAGGAGAGATGTGAGCGTTTCCTCCAGGAGAG